Proteins from a single region of Belliella baltica DSM 15883:
- a CDS encoding AGE family epimerase/isomerase: MNQYVRIYRDALLNDVVPFWEKHSLDREYGGYFTCLDREGKVFDTDKFVWLQGRQAWTFAMLYNKVEKNPAWLEASRLGIDFLKKHGMDAEGNFYFSLDRKGSPLVQPYNIFSDCFAAMAFSQYGQASGDQESLDLAVSTFNNILKRQHNPKGKYSKIIPDTRPLKGFSLPMILSNLCLELEPLLDKNLVEETINACVREVMDVFLDRKSLMVYENLLEDGSLSDCFEGRLINPGHGIEAMWFMMDIAKRRDDKALATLAKDVTLNLLDYGWDKEFGGIFYFLDRKGHPPQQLEWDQKLWWVHLETLVALAKAYQMTGDTACMDWFDKVHEYSWKHFADPEFGEWFGYLNRRGEVLLPLKGGKWKGCFHVPRGMYQVWKTLENE, from the coding sequence ATGAACCAATACGTAAGAATATACAGAGATGCCCTTTTGAATGACGTGGTACCTTTTTGGGAAAAGCATTCGCTGGACAGGGAATATGGAGGGTACTTTACCTGTTTGGATAGGGAAGGGAAAGTCTTCGATACGGATAAGTTTGTGTGGCTGCAGGGCAGACAGGCCTGGACATTTGCCATGTTGTACAACAAAGTGGAAAAGAATCCTGCCTGGTTGGAAGCGTCCCGATTGGGAATAGATTTTCTGAAAAAGCATGGGATGGATGCGGAGGGAAATTTCTATTTCTCTCTGGATAGAAAAGGATCCCCTCTGGTACAGCCTTATAATATTTTCTCGGATTGCTTTGCGGCTATGGCATTCAGCCAATATGGTCAAGCTTCCGGAGATCAGGAAAGTTTGGATTTGGCAGTAAGCACATTCAACAATATCCTCAAAAGACAACACAACCCCAAAGGGAAGTATTCCAAGATTATCCCTGATACCCGCCCTTTGAAAGGCTTTAGCCTTCCGATGATATTGAGCAATCTTTGTCTGGAACTCGAGCCCCTGCTGGATAAAAACTTGGTAGAAGAAACCATAAATGCCTGTGTCAGGGAAGTAATGGATGTGTTTTTGGACAGGAAAAGCCTGATGGTCTATGAAAACTTACTGGAAGATGGCAGTTTGAGTGACTGTTTTGAAGGCAGGCTGATCAATCCCGGACATGGGATAGAAGCCATGTGGTTTATGATGGATATTGCCAAGAGGCGTGATGACAAAGCTTTAGCTACTTTGGCTAAGGATGTTACCCTGAATTTATTGGATTACGGATGGGACAAAGAGTTTGGAGGGATTTTCTATTTCCTCGACAGAAAAGGCCATCCGCCGCAACAGTTGGAATGGGATCAGAAACTCTGGTGGGTACACTTAGAAACCCTTGTTGCCCTAGCCAAAGCGTATCAGATGACAGGGGATACTGCCTGTATGGATTGGTTTGACAAAGTCCATGAATACAGCTGGAAGCATTTTGCAGATCCTGAATTTGGGGAGTGGTTTGGCTACCTGAATAGAAGGGGAGAGGTCCTGCTTCCGCTCAAAGGTGGGAAGTGGAAAGGATGTTTTCATGTGCCAAGAGGGATGTATCAGGTGTGGAAGACATTAGAAAATGAATAA
- a CDS encoding SGNH/GDSL hydrolase family protein: protein MITSITRLMLFFFPMLLLNNPTSGQTDWYDPLRVDFPVIEGRFMDKNDYFRLPSELQLVVRKEVWELSKNSAGLSLGFLTDATEIQVKYTVKGNHQMPHMPATGVSGVDLFFRKSEEEWNWSRGVYNFGDTIQYIFKIDPNPNFEKEFKLYLPLYNEVEHLSIGVRKGHTFEFIEKNSEAPIVVYGTSIAQGACASRPAMAWTTIFQQALGMPLVNLGFSGNGLLEKELIDWISKKESSLIILDCLPNFVPGKGISDDEIRARIQYAARKLRADNPEVPVLFTAHAGYSDQYVDHSRRDLVTKLNTILLEELDKLWEQGVHGIHHLSSQAIGLDQFDFVDGTHPTDGGMLKYAKAYQNKILEINQEERK from the coding sequence ATGATAACTTCAATTACAAGGCTAATGCTTTTCTTTTTCCCTATGTTGCTGCTCAATAACCCGACTTCTGGGCAAACGGATTGGTATGATCCCCTAAGAGTTGATTTCCCTGTTATTGAAGGTAGGTTCATGGATAAAAATGATTATTTTAGGTTGCCCTCAGAATTGCAGCTTGTGGTGAGGAAGGAGGTTTGGGAACTTTCAAAAAATTCAGCTGGGCTTTCATTGGGATTTCTTACGGATGCTACTGAAATACAGGTAAAATACACAGTCAAAGGCAATCACCAAATGCCGCACATGCCTGCTACAGGAGTTAGCGGTGTGGATCTTTTTTTCAGGAAATCAGAGGAAGAGTGGAATTGGTCCCGTGGTGTGTACAATTTTGGTGATACAATTCAATACATTTTCAAAATAGATCCAAATCCTAATTTTGAAAAAGAATTTAAACTTTATTTGCCCCTTTACAATGAAGTAGAACACCTGAGCATAGGTGTGAGGAAAGGACATACGTTTGAGTTTATTGAAAAAAACAGCGAAGCCCCCATTGTGGTCTATGGAACATCTATCGCACAGGGAGCCTGTGCTTCAAGGCCAGCCATGGCCTGGACGACGATTTTTCAGCAAGCTTTGGGTATGCCTTTGGTTAATCTTGGATTTTCGGGCAATGGATTGTTGGAAAAGGAACTTATTGATTGGATCAGTAAAAAGGAATCTTCTTTAATCATTTTAGACTGCTTGCCCAATTTTGTGCCTGGTAAAGGAATTTCAGATGATGAAATCAGGGCAAGGATTCAATACGCCGCAAGGAAACTCCGAGCAGATAATCCCGAAGTGCCGGTGCTGTTTACGGCCCATGCCGGATATTCCGATCAGTATGTAGATCATAGTCGGAGGGACCTGGTAACCAAACTGAACACTATTCTTCTCGAAGAATTGGACAAACTATGGGAACAAGGAGTACATGGAATCCATCATTTATCTTCGCAAGCTATAGGACTGGATCAGTTCGATTTTGTCGATGGAACTCACCCTACTGATGGGGGTATGTTAAAATATGCCAAAGCATACCAGAATAAAATATTGGAAATAAATCAGGAGGAGAGAAAATGA
- a CDS encoding GDSL-type esterase/lipase family protein, protein MKVQCLLILILAVISFKINQAFAQKTKVACIGDSVTFGYGISERDSLSYPSQLQRMLGDFYEVGNFGHSGATLLQKGHNPYVQTAAYKNALTFRADIAIIHLGLNDTDPRNWPYYKGEFEVDYASLIADLKQANPDVRILIAELSPIFSGHPRFKSGTRDWHREIRNKIRKIAKDNEVELIDFFKPLHQHPDLFPDNLHPTAQGAEILASLVYSKLSNEAYVFQLGEIFQNGALLQRGERVSVFGRGIPGEEVVVRLGNSIGKDQVDVDGNWLIELGQVPTGGPFNLEANHAKETLKLDSIWVGDLWLAMGQSNMDWPLSLSNGGKSLEEISQENLFPRIYKYDPVGTMNDQAWDKMTLEAVQDLRFFEGQWLSGQKLKDASGLVYYFAKQLGSHLEIPIGIVQLSLGGAPMESFVSRESLEEDNLLVDILSGWKQSDFMMPWVRQRIKENLGNSYETLQRHPFEPAYLHEAGIKQLEGLVFKGLIWYQGESNTHNPELYSNLFQLFAEDMRGVFGESLPIYTVQLPRMSREEWPYFREIQAQLAQELPDVYLATTIDLGDSLDVHPRDKESLGKRLAALTLNYSYDMSFEDPSKIKVKEVYFEKDILNLVFNVNDALKVKSGLLVHGFELIGPKGLRKKVRAEISKNTVLIEVPKSFIPEAVWYGFETFPQTNLLSPAGNPIGPFRLPLNLN, encoded by the coding sequence ATGAAAGTACAATGTTTACTGATATTGATCCTGGCAGTTATTTCATTTAAAATAAATCAAGCTTTTGCTCAAAAAACTAAAGTTGCATGCATAGGTGATTCAGTCACTTTTGGATATGGTATTTCAGAAAGAGACAGCCTTAGTTATCCAAGTCAGTTGCAAAGGATGTTAGGTGATTTTTATGAGGTGGGCAATTTTGGGCACAGTGGGGCAACTTTACTTCAGAAAGGCCATAATCCCTATGTCCAAACAGCTGCTTATAAAAATGCATTGACATTCAGGGCTGATATTGCGATCATTCATTTAGGACTTAATGACACTGATCCAAGAAACTGGCCCTATTACAAGGGTGAGTTTGAAGTTGATTATGCATCTTTGATTGCTGATTTGAAGCAGGCAAATCCCGATGTGCGGATTCTGATTGCAGAATTGAGTCCGATTTTTAGTGGACATCCAAGGTTCAAAAGTGGTACACGTGATTGGCATCGAGAAATCAGGAATAAAATCCGAAAGATCGCCAAAGACAATGAAGTGGAGTTGATAGATTTTTTTAAGCCACTACATCAGCATCCCGATTTATTTCCAGACAATTTGCACCCAACTGCTCAAGGAGCTGAGATTTTAGCCAGCTTGGTTTATTCTAAGTTAAGTAATGAAGCCTATGTTTTTCAACTAGGTGAAATCTTCCAAAATGGGGCCCTCCTGCAAAGAGGGGAAAGGGTTAGTGTTTTTGGCAGGGGAATTCCTGGAGAAGAGGTTGTAGTCAGGCTGGGAAATTCAATTGGGAAAGACCAGGTTGATGTAGATGGAAATTGGCTTATTGAGTTGGGGCAGGTACCAACAGGAGGGCCATTTAATTTGGAAGCCAATCATGCAAAAGAAACTCTAAAATTAGATTCCATCTGGGTCGGAGACCTTTGGCTAGCGATGGGGCAATCCAATATGGACTGGCCGCTTTCACTAAGTAACGGGGGTAAGTCCTTGGAGGAAATTAGTCAGGAGAACCTGTTTCCTAGAATCTATAAATATGATCCTGTTGGTACAATGAACGATCAGGCCTGGGACAAAATGACCTTAGAAGCAGTTCAGGATTTAAGATTTTTTGAGGGACAATGGTTGTCAGGGCAGAAGCTGAAGGATGCTTCCGGGTTGGTATATTATTTTGCAAAGCAGTTGGGTTCCCATTTGGAAATTCCCATAGGAATTGTACAACTAAGTTTGGGTGGGGCACCTATGGAATCCTTTGTGTCTAGAGAAAGTCTTGAAGAAGACAATCTATTAGTCGATATACTATCAGGCTGGAAGCAATCGGATTTTATGATGCCATGGGTTAGGCAGCGGATTAAGGAAAATTTAGGGAATTCCTATGAAACACTTCAAAGACATCCTTTCGAGCCTGCCTATTTGCATGAAGCAGGTATCAAGCAGTTAGAAGGGCTTGTATTCAAAGGTCTGATTTGGTATCAGGGTGAAAGTAATACCCATAATCCAGAACTATATAGTAACTTATTCCAGCTTTTTGCAGAGGATATGCGGGGAGTATTTGGAGAAAGTTTACCAATTTATACTGTGCAATTACCCAGAATGTCAAGGGAAGAATGGCCCTATTTCAGGGAGATTCAGGCTCAACTGGCTCAAGAACTTCCTGACGTATATCTGGCTACCACTATTGACTTGGGAGACAGTCTTGATGTTCACCCAAGAGATAAAGAAAGTTTAGGCAAAAGGTTGGCAGCGTTGACATTGAACTATTCCTATGACATGTCCTTTGAAGACCCAAGTAAGATCAAGGTGAAAGAAGTGTATTTTGAGAAAGATATCTTGAATTTGGTTTTTAACGTGAATGATGCACTTAAAGTGAAAAGTGGTCTTTTGGTTCATGGTTTTGAATTGATTGGTCCAAAAGGACTTCGAAAGAAAGTGAGAGCTGAGATATCTAAGAATACTGTATTGATAGAAGTACCTAAGAGCTTTATACCGGAAGCTGTATGGTATGGATTTGAAACCTTTCCACAAACCAACTTATTAAGTCCCGCTGGTAATCCGATAGGGCCTTTCCGTTTACCTTTAAATTTAAATTGA